The following DNA comes from Hordeum vulgare subsp. vulgare chromosome 3H, MorexV3_pseudomolecules_assembly, whole genome shotgun sequence.
ATGATCCAGTCACTTCCTCTTGGACTCTTGGACAGCTCTATATGGAACTCAAAAGAACAGCATGTGACTGGCCCAAAATATACCATCTCCCTGATTTGCCGTACCAAGGATAATATAACTCCTCTTCTCGCCGGGAGCAGCTACCAAAAAATACTGTCCCTTCGCTCCTTTCCCGTGTTTTACGCATAGTACATGTACAAGCTGTTGGCTGCAGCACAGGCAATTAAATTTTCGGATGGGTGCCATGCCAAATGCAGCAGTTTTGTGCTCAAGTCGTAGGAGTTCCCATTCGCATCTATTCCGGTGTTCTCTGCACCTGCATAAGGTTTATTACACTATAAATAGCTGCCATGTTTTCCTCTACAGCTTCAGTACATGCATAAATAGCTGCAATGAAGCTAACCTCGTCTAACAACCCTTGTCAGACTACTTAGAGATCTCGCCGGCCGTGCGGGATTCTGGATCTGCCTTCTGCACAagtaagaaaaatgatggaatcaaGAAGCCCTAGCACCACAGTATAAGATTTCAGCGAATATGACGATGTAAACAATCAATTTCACAAGCACAGATAGTAGCAGCTAACATACACTGATTTATGTGGTGTGAAAAGAGGAATTACCTTGTGGGGTTTCGAGTTGCTTCAAGCGTGGTCACTTCACTGCCACCAGCACCGCAATTGAACACCCGGAAAATATTGCTGAAGGAACACAGATTAacgaatcattagttcaatgaaggAAACTAAGTTGTACCACAACGGATCTGAACATACCAACCTACCTGTAAGAACCAGTTGCTACTCGCAACCCATCACCACTTTGACAGCATTCAAATTTGTCAAAAATCGAGTCATTTTCATATAAATCACACAGCTGCAATTTCAGAGAACACGTGAACTAGAGTTAATCCAAAGAAATATGTGTTTTAAATCGTCCTCAAAGAACTATCAATCATTCATCTTAGTCAGAGAAATTACCTTAGGCCTTAGGTACTCGTGAACCTGGAACGTTGCAACTGGACCAGAATCCATATTAACATCCCATAGCTGTAATAGGAGATAAACAATCTAATAATGGAAAAGCAGCAAAATAGAACTATTTGCAATATGATTGCTACTGGGTTACTGCAGATAGATAATGCATACATAGATAAATGTAGTAGTAGAATACTACGTGAATTCTATAGAGCAGCAGATTTCGTCATGAAATGAACTACCAAGTACAAGAAATGATTTAAGCATTACAAAGAGAGACACAATGATGCAGCAAAACCTACGGTTGATCTTCCAAATATCAGCAAACAAAGAAAATGATTAAAACAATCTCTATAGTAGTAGACATACTAACTTGGTTATGCTGCATCAGGGATTATAATGCAATCAACTACCTTCATTTTGATTAAGGAAACAAACGGAAGTGCAGGGTGGGAGTCAACAAAAATTGAACTGATATGGAACTTAAAGCAGTCTCGCAaagaagtttcagaaagaaacctTCAGAGTCATGTAGTCACGACTCAGAATATGTCTCCCATCCATGGAGAACTTTATGTCAGAAATTGAGGCTATAATCTCAGTAAAAAAGGATCTTGAACCTGGGGCCTCATGCTGCTCAAAGCTACAAGAGCGAAAGGCAACTTTAAGATGATCAATTTGTGACAGAGCTAACAAATCAATGTCCGCCATTTGTTCTTCTAAACATAGCACTGAATATTGAAATATTAAAAGGAACAAGTCAAATGGAAGCTCACAGTTTGGAATGGGTATCGCAAAGAGCTGATTGCCGCAGGTCAACGAGTCGAATGGAGCCCTTTGAGCTGCTATATGCCAGCGTATTACAGTGAGAAGGGTGGAACTCCGCAGATGTTATAACCTCTGCAGATTACAGAATAAAACCATAACTGCCTGAGACATGTTAAGCAAACAGACGTCACCCCAAAAATTCAAAGAGCATGTAAAAACAAATGGAAGTTATACCGGTGAGATCCTCCATGTTCGTTGGTTTAACATCAACAATGTTGAAACTTTGATTGCTGATTTCCAAATTCCAAAGATTTATCCGCAAATCATCTGCTGATATAAATGTCTCACCATCACTGCGAACGAGAGAACAAGAAGCAATTTATGTCACTACATAAAAAAGGACAGATTTTATTCAAGTTGAATTAACATACATGGTGCACAACAGTGAAGCATATATACTCCTAGTGACTATCTTGAAGGTGGTAGATCATGCATTAAAAGAGAATTATGTCTGTACATGCAAGGGTGGGTAACTTTAGGATTTAGGCACTTGCGCGTGTCGGAGAAAAAAAATCACATGTACATCATGTTAGCATCAGCGGGAAAAAAAGATGCAAATTTATGAACAAACATGCACCACACAATGTTTTGGGGGTCATTTAATCGTATCACTCCACGATTTTTTGCAGGTGTAATCCATAAAATTAACTCATAAGCATATATGAAGTATAATGCTGTAGCTTCTAACATCCAGCCAATCACACATGAAATTCTACAGCTGGAAGTCTCAAAACACAAAAATATGGTACGACTAAATAAATATGTACTCCTGCATGAGTAACTCGGGTGAACTTTACCATACTTCAAAGTTAGTGTCATGAGCTCGTAAGGTTTGCAAGTCAAGTTTGTAATGTTAACTACGGTATAACTAGCTAAGCATGAGTAATGTCAAAGACCTGTTATTTGAAATGGAATTGATATGGTAGTCATGTGCGTGAGCATAGACTCTACGGCAATTTGCAGCGAGACTTGTTTCCTGGCTTGTAACCTGTTGCATAGGAAAGGTTAGGTAAATGTAGCAAATCAAGATACAGGTAAAATCAAGGACAGGCATCAGACAGAGAATCATATGAAAAGATCATGTTCAGCTCAACAGGAAGACCAGAAATTAACACAATGATAGTATCTAACAAgttcaaaaaatatttcttcagATTTGAGTTGAGTACAACTACCACAGGCAGGCGAAGTAAAGGAAGTCCAGCAGGCTTCAAGATTCCACCATTTGGAATACATGCGCTTGAACCACACATAGTACTGCCAGCAGGGCTACCATTTGCAGGAGCATTTGAAGGGTTCATATTCATCTCACATATTTTTTTAACCTTCTTTTCTTGGACCTATACAAGGTAGCTTGATTAAGTATGCCAATAAATAAATAGACCTTGAAAAGAGTAGGTAAATAAAGTAACCCAAAAAGTATCCAGGCAGACAGATGTGTAAAATGTAAACATAAATTAAAATAAATCA
Coding sequences within:
- the LOC123443830 gene encoding serine/threonine protein phosphatase 2A 55 kDa regulatory subunit B beta isoform-like isoform X1; this encodes MNGAAAPEPTEALAPSPQAPLDWRFSQVFGERGAGEDVQDVDIISAIEFNKSGHHLATGDRGGRVVLFERTDVKDHVPRKDAEKADYSISRHPEFRYKTEFQSHEPEFDYLKSLEIEEKINKIKWCQETNGASFLLSTNDKTIKFWKVQEKKVKKICEMNMNPSNAPANGSPAGSTMCGSSACIPNGGILKPAGLPLLRLPVVVTSQETSLAANCRRVYAHAHDYHINSISNNSDGETFISADDLRINLWNLEISNQSFNIVDVKPTNMEDLTEVITSAEFHPSHCNTLAYSSSKGSIRLVDLRQSALCDTHSKLFEQHEAPGSRSFFTEIIASISDIKFSMDGRHILSRDYMTLKLWDVNMDSGPVATFQVHEYLRPKLCDLYENDSIFDKFECCQSGDGLRVATGSYSNIFRVFNCGAGGSEVTTLEATRNPTRRQIQNPARPARSLSSLTRVVRRGAENTGIDANGNSYDLSTKLLHLAWHPSENLIACAAANSLYMYYA
- the LOC123443830 gene encoding serine/threonine protein phosphatase 2A 55 kDa regulatory subunit B beta isoform-like isoform X2, which translates into the protein MNGAAAPEPTEALAPSPQAPLDWRFSQVFGERGAGEDVQDVDIISAIEFNKSGHHLATGDRGGRVVLFERTDVKDHVPRKDAEKADYSISRHPEFRYKTEFQSHEPEFDYLKSLEIEEKINKIKWCQETNGASFLLSTNDKTIKFWKVQEKKVKKICEMNMNPSNAPANGSPAGSTMCGSSACIPNGGILKPAGLPLLRLPVVTSQETSLAANCRRVYAHAHDYHINSISNNSDGETFISADDLRINLWNLEISNQSFNIVDVKPTNMEDLTEVITSAEFHPSHCNTLAYSSSKGSIRLVDLRQSALCDTHSKLFEQHEAPGSRSFFTEIIASISDIKFSMDGRHILSRDYMTLKLWDVNMDSGPVATFQVHEYLRPKLCDLYENDSIFDKFECCQSGDGLRVATGSYSNIFRVFNCGAGGSEVTTLEATRNPTRRQIQNPARPARSLSSLTRVVRRGAENTGIDANGNSYDLSTKLLHLAWHPSENLIACAAANSLYMYYA